One genomic segment of Mycolicibacterium gilvum includes these proteins:
- a CDS encoding FdhF/YdeP family oxidoreductase, protein MATARDVDADYSERDVEVGPAKDEAAGVKAVMVSLQRAVEQMGPVRTVAALSKLNQRHGFDCPGCAWPEEHGGRKLAEFCENGAKAVAEEATKRVVTPEFFARHTIAELEARPEYWLSQQGRLTHPMVLRPGDDHYRPIEWDDAYRLIADELRALDDPNRAVFYTSGRTSNEAAFLYQLLVRSFGTNNLPDCSNMCHESSGTALIDAIGIGKGSVTVEDLVQSDLILIAGQNPGTNHPRMLSILEKAKANGAKIVAINPLPEAGLIRFKDPQKVHGVVGDGVPIADEFVQIRIGGDMALFAGLGRLLLEAQDEAGPGAKIVDRDFVDRYTAGFTEYETRTRGIDLDTVLAATGIGRDQLERLAAMMADSQRTIVCWAMGLTQHKHAVPSITEISNLLLMRGMIGKPGAGLCPVRGHSNVQGDRTMGIWEKMPERFLANLDDRFGIHSPREHGLDTVGAIRAMRDGHATVFMAMGGNFASATPDTPVTEAALRNCSLTVQVSTKLNRSHLVHGRTALILPSLGRTDRDVQAGGKQLVSVEDSMSMVHLSRGSLRPPSDQVRSEVAIVCQLARAVLGPEHRVPWETFNADYDTIRDAIAAVVPGCDDYNRRVREPDGFQLPHPPRDSREFHTATGKANFEAYPLEWVDVPEGRLVLQTLRSHDQYNTTIYGLDDRYRGVKGGRRVVFVNPADLATFGLSDGDRVDLVSEFTDADGRLQERRAQDFAVVAYSTPVGNAAAYYPETNPLVPLDHTAAKSNTPVSKAVVIRLERR, encoded by the coding sequence ATGGCCACCGCAAGAGACGTCGACGCCGACTACAGCGAGCGGGACGTAGAGGTCGGCCCGGCCAAGGACGAGGCTGCCGGCGTCAAAGCCGTGATGGTCAGCCTGCAGCGTGCGGTCGAGCAGATGGGTCCGGTGCGGACGGTCGCCGCGCTGTCCAAGCTCAACCAGCGGCACGGCTTCGACTGCCCCGGCTGCGCGTGGCCCGAGGAGCACGGCGGGCGCAAGCTGGCGGAGTTCTGCGAGAACGGAGCCAAGGCCGTCGCCGAGGAGGCGACCAAGCGGGTCGTCACCCCGGAGTTCTTCGCGCGCCACACCATCGCCGAACTCGAAGCCCGACCGGAGTACTGGCTCTCCCAGCAGGGCCGCCTCACCCACCCGATGGTGCTCCGTCCCGGCGACGACCACTACCGGCCGATCGAGTGGGACGACGCCTACCGGCTCATCGCCGACGAGCTGCGCGCACTCGACGACCCCAACCGGGCGGTGTTCTACACCTCGGGCCGCACCAGCAATGAGGCGGCGTTCCTGTACCAGCTTCTGGTCCGCAGCTTCGGCACCAACAATCTGCCCGATTGCTCCAACATGTGCCACGAGTCCTCGGGCACCGCCCTGATCGACGCGATCGGGATCGGCAAGGGCTCGGTCACCGTCGAGGACCTCGTGCAGTCCGACCTCATCCTGATCGCCGGACAGAACCCCGGCACCAACCATCCGCGGATGTTGTCCATCCTGGAGAAGGCCAAAGCCAACGGGGCGAAAATCGTTGCGATCAACCCACTTCCGGAGGCCGGTCTGATCCGGTTCAAGGATCCGCAGAAGGTGCACGGCGTCGTCGGCGACGGTGTTCCGATCGCCGACGAGTTCGTCCAGATCCGCATCGGCGGGGATATGGCGCTGTTCGCGGGTCTGGGCAGGCTGCTTCTCGAAGCGCAGGACGAGGCCGGCCCGGGCGCGAAGATCGTGGATCGCGACTTCGTCGACCGCTACACCGCCGGGTTCACCGAATACGAGACCCGCACCCGCGGAATCGATCTCGACACCGTGCTGGCGGCGACCGGTATCGGGCGCGACCAGCTCGAGCGGTTGGCCGCGATGATGGCCGACTCACAGCGCACCATCGTGTGCTGGGCGATGGGGCTCACTCAGCACAAGCACGCGGTGCCGTCGATCACCGAAATCTCCAACCTGCTGTTGATGCGTGGCATGATCGGCAAGCCCGGGGCGGGCCTGTGCCCCGTCCGGGGACATTCCAACGTCCAGGGCGACCGCACCATGGGCATCTGGGAGAAGATGCCCGAGCGGTTCCTGGCCAACCTCGACGACCGCTTCGGCATCCACAGCCCCCGCGAGCACGGCCTCGATACCGTCGGCGCGATCCGCGCCATGCGTGACGGGCACGCGACGGTGTTCATGGCGATGGGTGGCAACTTCGCCTCGGCCACCCCGGACACCCCGGTCACCGAGGCCGCGTTGCGCAACTGTTCGCTGACGGTGCAGGTGTCGACGAAGCTCAACCGCAGCCACCTGGTCCACGGCCGCACCGCGCTGATCCTGCCGTCGCTGGGACGCACCGACCGTGACGTCCAGGCCGGCGGGAAACAGCTTGTCTCGGTCGAGGATTCGATGTCGATGGTGCATCTGTCCCGCGGCAGCCTGCGCCCGCCCAGCGATCAGGTGCGCAGTGAGGTCGCGATCGTCTGCCAGCTCGCGCGGGCGGTGCTCGGCCCCGAGCATCGCGTGCCCTGGGAGACGTTCAACGCCGATTACGACACGATCCGGGATGCGATCGCCGCGGTGGTTCCGGGCTGCGACGATTACAACCGCAGGGTGCGTGAACCCGACGGCTTCCAGCTGCCACACCCTCCCCGCGACTCCCGCGAATTCCACACCGCGACGGGTAAAGCCAACTTCGAGGCCTACCCGCTCGAATGGGTCGACGTGCCCGAGGGCCGGCTCGTGCTGCAGACGCTGCGCAGCCACGACCAGTACAACACGACCATCTACGGCCTCGACGATCGTTACCGCGGCGTGAAAGGCGGACGGCGGGTCGTGTTCGTCAACCCCGCGGACCTCGCGACGTTCGGTCTGTCCGATGGGGACCGCGTCGATCTGGTGTCCGAATTCACCGATGCCGACGGTCGGTTGCAGGAGCGGCGCGCACAGGACTTCGCGGTGGTGGCCTACTCGACGCCGGTCGGCAACGCCGCCGCGTACTATCCCGAGACCAATCCCCTTGTGCCGCTGGATCACACCGCGGCCAAGTCGAACACTCCGGTGTCGAAGGCGGTCGTCATCCGTCTGGAGCGCAGGTAG